The proteins below come from a single Cryptococcus gattii WM276 chromosome D, complete sequence genomic window:
- a CDS encoding Delayed-type hypersensitivity antigen - related protein (Similar to TIGR gene model, INSD accession AAW43179.1), with translation MFSSIIVTLLFGTLLSLPAICADTPWLGCVLTTAANGAASISSRQSDSATCVSSCGDSNYLYAFYVDGIVVGNNCYCVSEANYISAVNYVAPSGSSTDCIAIVQAASYATSSTFSYNNCYAPTGLVSALINTVTGVLGTTVSSPRACFELCASTSAAYYTPYLLGGNTLSPRYGCSCGDETTVSGSPSYCGLGSFYAYSHPAAAAASGLSRRKHANERIQAQRRSEMIRERQWDCPTGMNACNVNGVVNSWECVDSTSDIESCGGCTYGDYNPSRNSSESTGVEYVPFPSACFMTASNEISCTALPGVLRGSVTCSNGQCEAFACKRGWTLRNGQCTKSVTLQL, from the exons ATGTTCTCGTCCATCATTGTGACTTTGCTTTTCGGCACCCTGCTCTCTCTTCCAGCTATTTGCGCAGACACTCCTTGGCTTGGTTGTGTCCTTACTACTGCTGCTAATGGTGCTGCAAGCATAAGCAGTAGACAGAGTGACAGTGCCACTTGTGTC TCTTCCTGCGGTGACAGCAACTACCTTTATGCCTTCTATGTTGATGGGATCGTCGTCGGTAACAACTGCTATTGTGTTTCCGAGGCCAACTACATCAGCGCCGTCAACTATGTCGCACCTAGCGGTTCCTCTACCGATTGTATCGCCATCGTTCAGGCTGCC AGTTATGCTACTTCATCCACTTTCTCCTATAACAACTGCTACGCTCCCACCGGCCTTGTATCCGCTTTGATCAACACTGTCACAGGCGTTCTCGGTACCACGGTCTCCTCTCCTCGAGCTTGCTTCGAGCTCTGCGCCAGCACCTCGGCCGCTTACTATACTCCTTATCTCTTGGGTGGCAACACCCTCTCCCCTCGATACGGATGCTCTTGCGGTGACGAAACCACAGTTTCTGGCTCTCCCTCCTATTGCGGTCTCGGTTCTTTCTATGCTTACAGTCACCCTGCCGCGGCGGCTGCCAGTGGTCTTTCCCGAAGGAAGCATGCCAACGAAAGGATTCAAGCACAGAGAAGGTCCGAGATGATCAGGGAGAGGCAGTGGGACTGCCCCACTGGCATGAACGCCTGTAATGTCAACGGCGTAGTCAACTCCTGGGAA TGTGTTGACTCAACTTCCGATATCGAATCATGTGGCGGATGCACTTACGGTGACTATAACCCCAGCCGTAACTCTTCTGAATCTACTGGTGTTGAGTACgttccttttccctctgCTTGTTTTATGACGGCGTCTAACGAAATCAGCTGTACTGCACTCCCTGGTGTGCTCCGAGGCTCCGTCACCTGTTCCAATGGTCAATGTGAAGCCTTTGCGTGCAAACGCGGATGGACCCTTCGAAACGGCCAGTGTACGAAGTCTGTCACTCTCCAGCTGTAA